A region of the Methanobacterium spitsbergense genome:
CCCAATCCCTGCATTCAATCACAAACTGATTGATGAAAAGGATATCACTTCCCTTAAGTCTAAGATATTGGATTCTGGCCTGTCAATATCAGAGCTGGTTTCGACAGCTTGGGCCTCGGCGTCCACTTTCCGCGGTTCGGACAAACGTGGCGGTGCCAACGGTGCCCGCATTCGCCTTGCACCGCAGAAGGATTGGGAAGTCAACGAACCAGCTCAGCTAGGTAAAGTGCTCGAGATACTCGAAAAGATCCAGAGTGAATTTAATGAAACCCAGTTGGGAGGTAAAAAGGTATCGCTAGCTGATCTAATAGTTTTAGCTGGTTGTGCGGGTGTTGAGCAGGCAGCAAAAAATGCTGGTCATGAAGTGACTGTACCCTTCTCACCTGGACGCATGGACGCTTTGCAGGAACAGACCGATGTCAACTCATTTGCTGTACTGGAACCAGTCACAGACGGATTCCGTAACTATCAAAAGAATCGAAACACGGTTAGGCCTGAAGAATTTCTGGTGGACAAAGCGCAATTATTAACTTTGACAGTTCCTGAGATGACAGTTCTCATTGGCGGCTTACGTGTCCTGAATACCAACTTTGAACAATCTCAGCATGGTGTCTTCACTAAACATCCCGAGACGCTTACCAATGATTTCTTTGTGAATTTGCTTGATATGAGAACAGTATGGAATGCATCCGCGGAAGATGATAATGTATTCGAGGGGCAGGACCGGACAACTGGAGAACTCAAGTGGACCGGTACTCGTGTAGACCTTATCTTCGGTTCAAATTCCCAGCTGCGAGCTTTAGCAGAATTCTACGCGTGTGAGGACTCCTCAGAGAAGTTCCTGCAAGACTTTATAAATGCATGGAACAAAGTCATGACCCTAGACAGGTTCGACCTGGACTTATCATGAAAATAAGGGGCATGATATTTGTATTGGTCTTTAAAGTCAGAGCTGTTTTCACATAAAAAATAGTGTGAAATAATTATTTTAGAGAAAGGGCCGTGTACGAATCAGAATACCGACAAGAATAACAACCAGGAGAAGAAGAATAACACCCAAGATTATCATACGATTGATCTTTCTTTCCATTTCTTTTTCAAGTTCTTTCTTCTTTTTTAATTCCTCATCTACCATATAATTATTTTATATTTTCACAAATAAATAAAATGATTTAAAAAAAAATATTTTCAATTATTTAAATAAACATTGTTCCTAATTAAATTAAAAATTATTTATTCATTCTTCTTACTATATACTTCCTTAATTCCTCTGCGAAGAACATTATAGGTATGAAACTTATAACATACAACCATTGATAAATTCCAAGTGTCGTTGTTCCGAATATACCCTGGAGATATGGGATGTACACTATTGAAAGCATTACAGCCACTTCAAATAGAATTCCACGAATTATCCATTTGTTTTTAAAGACACCCACTTTAAAAGTTGAGGTTCTTGTTGTCTGACACCCAAGTAAGTTTCCTATTTGGGATGTAACAATTCCAACAAATACCATGGTAGTTGCTTCTAAGTACAGTGGATCAGTGAATGGTAGGGACTGTCCTAAAGTCCATCCTCCAGAAAACAAAACCCAAAAATATCCTGACATTACCAGCGCTGCTTCAATTAGCCCCAAAAATATGTAACCTCTCCAAATTACTCCAAAGTTTAGAAGTCTTTCATTTCTTGGCCTAGGTGGTCTATCCATAACATCAGACTCTGAAGGACCCATCCCTAGTGCTAATGCAGGTAATGTATCTGTTCCCAGATCAATTGCAAGGATCTGCATTACAGTGATAGGTAATGGTATTTTAAAGATGACCAGAAGAATGAATGGGATGATTTCAGCTGTTTCATGAGCGAAAATATATGTTATAAACTTTCTTATATTCTCATATATGGTTCTTCCTTCTTTGATTGCTGAAACTATGGTTGCAAAATTATCATCGGTAAGTACCATGTCAGATGCTTCTTTTGCTACATCTGTCCCAGTTATACCCATTGCAACACCTATATCTGCCTTTCTAAGTGCTGGTGCATCATTTACACCATCACCAGTCATAGCAACAATCTCATCCATGTCCTCTAGAACAGATGCTATTCTCATCTTATGCTCTGGTACTGCACGTGCAAATATAATGTCTTCATTAGATTTTAAGATTTCTTTCAGCTCTTCATCACTCATGGTTGTTAATTCTTTACCCTTAACTATCCTACAAGTTTTATTATCCACAATTCCCACTTCATGGGCTATTGAACGAGCTGTAAGACCATAATCACCAGTAATCATTATTATCCTTATACCTGCTTTGTGGCAGTCAGCCACCGCAGGAAGTACTTCTGGACGGGGAGGATCTTGCATTGCCATCATTCCAAGAAAGATCATATCTTTTTCAACAGAATCAGGATTATAATCATCAAAATCTGATGGGAGATTTTTATAGGCCATTCCAAGAATTCTAAGTCCAGATGCAGCAAGTTTGTCATGTTCATTTATTACTTGTTCTTTTGCTTCGTCACTGAAGATTATTGGAGCTCCTTCAACAGAAATTTCATTACAAAGTCTTATAATCTTTTTCGGGGCCCCTTTGATATATGCTACCTTTTTATTATCTACATTATGAATTGAACTCATTGATTTTCGTTTAGAATCAAATGGAAGTTCAGATATACGTGGATTTTTTTTAAGTTCACTCTCCCAGTCAAAACCATTTTTACGTGCAGCAACAAGTAATGATGCTTCTGTTGGATCACCATATATTTTCCAATTTTCACCAGGTTTTGATGGTGAAACTAGTTTAGCATCGTTTGCAAATGTGGCTGATCTCATTAAAAGTTTGAGTTCTAATACATCTTTATGACATACTGGGCCCTCATCTTGAAGAAAATCACCTTCAGGATTATAACCCGCTCCAGTAACATCGATAACATCGTAGGGTATCCATATCTTACGTACGGTCATCTGATTCTTGGTGAGTGTTCCGGTTTTATCAGTACATATGATATTTGTTGAGCCGAGAGTTTCAACACTTGAAAGACGTTTTATCAACGCATTTTTACCAACCATCTTTTTCACAGAAGCTGCTAGTGCCAGGGTAACTGTTGGAAGAAGACCTTCAGGAACATTGGCCACTGTGAGACCTATTGCAAATAAAAAGGCAATGGAAAGGCTAAGTTTAACAACATAAATGTTTAGAAAGAAAAGTACAACACCCATTGAAATCGCAATGATTGCAATTAGTTGAGTTAAACGGGCAAGCTGATTTTGAAGGGGACTTGGTTCTTCCTTGACCTTTTGAGTTAAAGATGCTATCTTGTTAAATTCAGTATTTATACCCGTAGCAAATATAACAGCTTTACCGGATCCAGATGAAACATTTGTACCTGCTAAAACCAAATTAAACGTGCTAACAATGGATTCATCATCATTTTCTTCTGGATCTGCAATTTTTCTAACAGGTTTAGACTCACCTGTTAGAGTTGAATTATCAACTTTCATTTGATATGCCTCAACTAATCGGGCATCCGCTGAAATGTTGTTCCCTTCTTCAAGTATGAGTATGTCCCCTGGAACCAGTTGTGAAGCTAATACTTCCATCTCTTTACCTTGTCTTATCACCTTTGCAGTTGAGGGTAAAATTTTCTTTAATGCAGCAACAGCTTTCTCTGCTTCGAATTCTTGCCAAAAACTAAAAATAGCATTAATTATTATAACAGCAATAATTGCAAATCCTAACTGGGGTGTTCCACTAATAAATGCAAGGGCGCTGGCCCCCCACAATAGTAAGGCTAGTAGCTGATATAGATTAGCAACAAATTTCAAAATTAATGGCTTTTGCTTAACTTCTTCAATCTGGTTCAACCCATACTCTGTTAAACGTTTTTCGACTTCATCAGGACTTAAACCACTCTTTGAAGTGTTTAATTCACTATAAATATCTTCCGGAGGTAATGTTTTAAATTTCATTTTTTTTAAACTTGTTTTAATTTAATGAAATGTTTTTGTTAACAATTTTTATAGTGTTTCTAAAATAAATATTAGATTATAAATTAACCCTTACATATACTTCCTGAAGTTTTTAATTCAAAAACATGCAGAATCAACTTATGATTTTGTAAAGAAGTAATGGAATTTCAATAAATTATTTAAATCGT
Encoded here:
- a CDS encoding cation-translocating P-type ATPase translates to MKFKTLPPEDIYSELNTSKSGLSPDEVEKRLTEYGLNQIEEVKQKPLILKFVANLYQLLALLLWGASALAFISGTPQLGFAIIAVIIINAIFSFWQEFEAEKAVAALKKILPSTAKVIRQGKEMEVLASQLVPGDILILEEGNNISADARLVEAYQMKVDNSTLTGESKPVRKIADPEENDDESIVSTFNLVLAGTNVSSGSGKAVIFATGINTEFNKIASLTQKVKEEPSPLQNQLARLTQLIAIIAISMGVVLFFLNIYVVKLSLSIAFLFAIGLTVANVPEGLLPTVTLALAASVKKMVGKNALIKRLSSVETLGSTNIICTDKTGTLTKNQMTVRKIWIPYDVIDVTGAGYNPEGDFLQDEGPVCHKDVLELKLLMRSATFANDAKLVSPSKPGENWKIYGDPTEASLLVAARKNGFDWESELKKNPRISELPFDSKRKSMSSIHNVDNKKVAYIKGAPKKIIRLCNEISVEGAPIIFSDEAKEQVINEHDKLAASGLRILGMAYKNLPSDFDDYNPDSVEKDMIFLGMMAMQDPPRPEVLPAVADCHKAGIRIIMITGDYGLTARSIAHEVGIVDNKTCRIVKGKELTTMSDEELKEILKSNEDIIFARAVPEHKMRIASVLEDMDEIVAMTGDGVNDAPALRKADIGVAMGITGTDVAKEASDMVLTDDNFATIVSAIKEGRTIYENIRKFITYIFAHETAEIIPFILLVIFKIPLPITVMQILAIDLGTDTLPALALGMGPSESDVMDRPPRPRNERLLNFGVIWRGYIFLGLIEAALVMSGYFWVLFSGGWTLGQSLPFTDPLYLEATTMVFVGIVTSQIGNLLGCQTTRTSTFKVGVFKNKWIIRGILFEVAVMLSIVYIPYLQGIFGTTTLGIYQWLYVISFIPIMFFAEELRKYIVRRMNK